From the Candidatus Binatus sp. genome, one window contains:
- the ilvD gene encoding dihydroxy-acid dehydratase, translating into MADNDNKNSLRSNSSVLVDGPSRAPARAMLKAVGFTDEDLSKPLIAVAHTWIEIMPCNAHLRDLAEHVKRGIRAAGATPIEFNTIAVCDGISMGTAGMRASLISREVIADSIELTVRGHLFDAVVAMSGCDKTIPATVMALQRLDLPSLMIYGGSIQPGRFGDQQVSIQDVFEAVGAHSAGKMKLEDLKRLEDVACPGVGACGGQFTANTMATATELLGISPMGSNSIPATDPKKPESAFQAGRLVVDLLKRNLRPSRIITRKALENAIAAVAMTGGSTNAVLHLLAIAHEAGIALDIDDFDRISSRTPILADLKPGGRFLATDMYKAGGIPLIAKRLKEAGLLHEGELTVTGKTIGVEADAARETPGQEVVHSISKPIKQTGGLVILKGNLAPEGCVVKVAGHERMTHRGPARVFDCEDDAFKAVSKQQIKAGDVVVIRYEGPRGAPGMPEMLGVTAALSGQGLGESVGLLTDGRFSGATHGLMAGHVAPEAAVGGPIAAIRDGDVITFDIAKRRLDVDLTDAEIKARLKDWKAPEPHYKSGVMAKYAQSVSSSSRGAVTN; encoded by the coding sequence ATGGCAGACAACGACAACAAAAATTCTCTACGATCCAACAGCAGCGTCCTGGTCGATGGTCCCTCGCGCGCGCCGGCGCGCGCGATGCTCAAGGCGGTCGGCTTTACCGACGAAGACCTGAGCAAGCCGCTGATCGCGGTCGCGCATACCTGGATCGAAATCATGCCGTGCAACGCTCATCTGCGGGATCTCGCCGAGCACGTGAAGCGGGGTATTCGCGCCGCCGGCGCGACGCCGATCGAATTCAACACGATCGCCGTGTGCGACGGAATCTCGATGGGCACGGCTGGGATGCGCGCGTCGCTCATAAGCCGCGAAGTGATAGCCGACTCGATCGAGCTCACCGTGCGCGGGCATCTGTTCGACGCCGTGGTGGCGATGTCGGGATGCGACAAGACGATCCCGGCGACGGTGATGGCGTTGCAGCGGCTCGACCTGCCCTCGCTGATGATTTACGGCGGATCGATCCAGCCCGGGCGCTTCGGCGATCAGCAGGTTTCGATTCAAGACGTGTTCGAGGCGGTCGGGGCGCATTCGGCGGGCAAGATGAAGCTCGAAGACCTCAAGCGGCTCGAGGATGTCGCGTGTCCCGGGGTCGGCGCATGCGGCGGCCAGTTCACCGCCAACACGATGGCCACGGCGACCGAGCTTTTGGGCATCTCGCCGATGGGCTCGAACAGCATTCCTGCGACCGATCCGAAAAAGCCCGAGAGCGCTTTCCAGGCTGGGCGGCTCGTCGTCGATTTGCTCAAGCGCAACCTTCGGCCGAGCCGGATAATCACCAGGAAGGCGCTCGAGAATGCGATCGCGGCGGTCGCGATGACGGGCGGATCGACCAACGCGGTGCTGCACTTGCTCGCGATCGCGCACGAAGCGGGAATCGCGCTCGACATCGACGACTTCGACCGGATCAGCTCGCGCACTCCTATCCTCGCCGACTTGAAGCCGGGCGGCCGTTTCCTAGCCACCGACATGTACAAGGCGGGCGGGATTCCGCTGATCGCCAAACGCCTGAAGGAAGCCGGGCTGCTCCACGAAGGCGAACTCACCGTGACGGGCAAAACGATCGGGGTCGAAGCCGACGCGGCGCGCGAGACGCCGGGGCAGGAAGTCGTGCATTCAATCTCGAAGCCAATCAAGCAAACCGGCGGGCTCGTGATCCTCAAGGGCAACCTCGCGCCGGAAGGATGCGTGGTGAAAGTCGCGGGCCATGAACGCATGACGCATCGCGGGCCCGCGCGCGTCTTCGACTGCGAAGACGATGCGTTCAAGGCGGTGTCGAAGCAGCAGATCAAAGCCGGCGACGTCGTCGTGATCCGCTACGAGGGACCCCGCGGCGCGCCCGGGATGCCCGAGATGCTGGGCGTCACGGCGGCGCTGTCGGGGCAGGGCCTGGGAGAATCGGTCGGACTGCTGACGGACGGGCGTTTTTCAGGCGCGACGCACGGCCTGATGGCGGGACACGTCGCGCCGGAAGCGGCGGTCGGCGGACCGATCGCGGCGATTCGCGACGGCGACGTAATCACCTTCGACATCGCCAAGCGCAGACTCGACGTCGATCTTACCGATGCGGAGATCAAGGCGCGGCTGAAGGATTGGAAAGCGCCGGAGCCTCATTATAAGAGCGGCGTGATGGCCAAGTACGCGCAGTCGGTATCGTCGTCGTCGCGCGGTGCTGTAACGAATTGA